From a region of the Primulina eburnea isolate SZY01 chromosome 7, ASM2296580v1, whole genome shotgun sequence genome:
- the LOC140837462 gene encoding glucan 1,3-beta-glucosidase-like: MLRFALALAFCWDFMRFICLFDLLVVRWILEMPRLKFLLVLVFFVLGFLNSAEGLLRNSRIRGVNLGGWLVIEGWIKPSFFHDIPNGDILDGTEIQLKSVTLKKYVSAENGGGATVTIDRDTPQSWETFQQLWRSSGDEDNITAVAQLPSGTETFYLERNNDNRINTGEQISIQFIWHLSDTECSNASVSRDGFTGWATPEYISKTLEVIDFLASRYAKHPALLGIELLNESSAATVPLDILVSFYKQGYQIVPKYTSTAYVIFRQRISNADPYELYQANLGRVNAVIDLHYYNLFDTLFANMSSLDNVQFLYKNRQTQMQALNDTNGPLVFIGCFIILTISQALQIFFSSLYHVNFQTS, encoded by the exons ATGCTCCGTTTTGCTCTGGCACTGGCATTTTGTTGGGACTTTATGCGATTCATTTGTTTGTTTGATTTGCTTGTTGTTAGGTGGATTTTGGAGATGCCACGACTTAAATTCTTGTTAGTGCTTGTGTTTTTTGTGTTGGGATTCTTGAATTCAGCTGAGGGATTGCTGAGGAATTCAAGAATAAGGGGAGTGAATTTGGGTGGATGGTTGGTGATTGAGGGGTGGATAAAGCCTTCGTTTTTTCATGACATTCCAAATGGGGATATACTT GATGGAACGGAAATTCAATTAAAATCAGTGACATTGAAGAAATATGTTTCTGCTGAGAACGGTGGCGGTGCGACGGTTACCATTGACAGGGATACTCCTCAGTCTTGGGAAACATTTCAG CAGTTATGGAGA AGCAGCGGCGATGAAGACAACATAACCGCAGTGGCCCAATTGCCATCTGGAACAGAAACATTTTACCTTGAAAGAAATAATGACAATCGA ATTAATACTGGTGAACAAATCAGCATTCAATTCATCTGGCATTTGAGTGACACCGAGTGCTCAAATG CTAGTGTAAGTCGTGATGGGTTTACGGGCTGGGCTACACCAGAGTATATCTCTAAAACACTAGAAGTGATTGATTTTCTTGCTTCAAG GTATGCCAAACATCCTGCATTACTTGGGATCGAGCTATTGAATGAGTCATCTGCTGCCACAGTTCCTTTGGACATCCTAGTTTCATTCTACAAACAAGGATACCAAATTGTCCCAAAATACACCTCTACAGCTTATGTTATATTCCGCCAAAGAATTAGCAATGCAGATCCATACGAATTGTACCAAGCTAATTTAGGCAGAGTAAATGCCGTTATTGATTTGCATTACTACAATTTGTTTGACACCCTTTTTGCCAATATGAGTTCATTAGATAATGTTCAGTTTCTATATAAGAATAGACAAACACAGATGCAAGCTCTGAATGATACAAATGGACCGCTGGTTTTCATTGGTTGTTTCATAATCCTCACTATTTCACAGGctcttcaaatttttttttcctctctTTATCATGTTAACTTTCAAACTTCTTGA
- the LOC140836974 gene encoding LOW QUALITY PROTEIN: protein DETOXIFICATION 27-like (The sequence of the model RefSeq protein was modified relative to this genomic sequence to represent the inferred CDS: deleted 1 base in 1 codon), producing the protein MAGRVENGETTEPLLDYSYSVKFIEEEEQDQTIFRKIWIESKKLWRVVGPAIFSRLASYSMFVITQAFAGHLGDLELAAMSIASNVILGFDFGLMLGMASALETLCGQAYGAKKYYMLGVYLQRSWIVLFLAAVVTLPLFLFATPILKLLGQPADVAELSGVVVLCFIPLHFSFAFQFPLQRFLQSQLKNSVTAWVNLIAFVTHILLSWLIVYRLKFGVVGTALTLNFSWWIIVLGLFSYTVCGGCPLTWTGFSAEALSGLWDFLKLSASSGVMLCLENWYYRILIVMTGNLENAKIAVDALSVCMNINGWELMIPLAFFAGTGVRVANELGAGNGKGARFATIVSVMTSSIIGLIFWVLIMFFHNELALIFTTSQPVLQAVSKLSILLAFTILLNSVQPILSGVAVGSGWQSYVAYINIGCYYLLGIPLGVLMGWVFHQGVMGIWAGMIFGGTAVQTLILAIITIRCDWEKEAEKATMHVRKWADNKRYVA; encoded by the exons ATGGCAGGTAGAGTCGAAAATGGAGAAACTACTGAACCTTTGTTAGATTACTCATATTCAGTCAAGTTCATAGAAGAGGAAGAGCAAGATCAGACGATTTTTCGAAAGATTTGGATTGAATCCAAGAAGCTATGGAGAGTTGTGGGTCCGGCGATATTCAGTCGACTTGCCTCGTATTCTATGTTTGTCATTACGCAAGCCTTCGCCGGTCATCTTGGTGATCTTGAGCTCGCTGCCATGTCCATTGCTAGTAATGTCATTCTTGGATTCGATTTTGGTCTCATG CTTGGGATGGCGAGTGCGCTGGAAACCCTTTGCGGGCAAGCATATGGGGCCAAGAAATACTACATGCTAGGAGTGTATCTCCAAAGATCATGGATAGTTCTCTTCTTA GCTGCAGTCGTGACGCTTCCGTTGTTCTTGTTCGCGACGCCGATTCTGAAACTTCTGGGGCAGCCGGCGGACGTGGCGGAGCTATCTGGGGTGGTGGTTCTCTGTTTCATCCCTCTCCACTTCAGCTTCGCTTTCCAGTTTCCACTGCAGAGATTCCTGCAAAGTCAGCTGAAGAACAGCGTGACTGCTTGGGTAAATCTGATAGCTTTTGTAACGCACATACTGTTGAGCTGGTTGATCGTGTACAGGCTGAAATTTGGAGTGGTGGGCACTGCTCTTACGCTGAACTTTTCGTGGTGGATTATCGTGTTGGGCTTGTTTTCTTACACTGTCTGCGGCGGCTGCCCGCTTACCTGGACTGGCTTCTCCGCTGAGGCGTTATCGGGCCTCTGGGACTTTCTCAAGCTATCAGCTTCTTCCGGTGTCATGCTTTG TTTGGAGAATTGGTACTACAGGATTCTAATAGTGATGACAGGGAATTTGGAGAATGCCAAAATTGCGGTGGATGCATTGTCTGTATG CATGAATATCAACGGATGGGAGCTGATGATTCCTCTTGCATTTTTTGCTGGCACTGG AGTACGAGTGGCGAATGAACTCGGAGCGGGGAACGGGAAAGGAGCGAGATTCGCGACGATAGTATCGGTGATGACGTCATCGATAATCGGCCTAATATTTTGGGTGCTGATAATGTTTTTCCACAATGAGCTTGCCCTTATATTCACCACCAGCCAACCAGTGCTCCAAGCTGTTAGCAAGCTCTCCATTCTCCTGGCCTTCACTATTCTCCTCAACAGTGTTCAGCCTATTCTTTCAG gggtgGCTGTTGGATCGGGTTGGCAATCATATGTGGCATATATCAACATTGGCTGCTACTATTTGCTCGGAATCCCTCTCGGAGTTTTAATGGGATGGGTTTTCCACCAAGGAGTTATG GGGATATGGGCTGGGATGATTTTTGGCGGAACAGCAGTGCAAACTTTGATATTGGCAATTATTACCATTCGATGTGATTGGGAAAAAGAG GCAGAGAAGGCCACTATGCATGTCCGAAAGTGGGCAGACAATAAGAGATACGTTGCATGA